A single window of Rhodamnia argentea isolate NSW1041297 chromosome 5, ASM2092103v1, whole genome shotgun sequence DNA harbors:
- the LOC115752797 gene encoding vacuolar protein-sorting-associated protein 33 homolog, giving the protein MAQMPNLDNAPINLASIRDQSQKELITILKNIRGRKCLVVDQKLSGSLSLIIQTSLLKEHGVELRHLSAEPIQTECTKIVYLVRAQLDLLKFICSHIHNDQSKGFQREYYVYFVPRRAVACEKIFEEEKVHQLLTIGDYPLYLIPLDEDILSFELDLAYKESLVDGDTSSLWHIAKAIHKLEFAFGVIPNVRAKGKASVRVADILNRMQAEEPVNSSDIVVPEINTLILLDREVDMVTPMCSQLTYEGLLDEFLHVNNGSVELDASIMGVQQEGKKMKVPLNSSDKLYKEIRDLNFEVVVQVLRQKATSMKQDYTEMTTTTQTVSELKDFVKKLNSLPEMTRHINLAQHLSSFTSKPSFLARLDMEHTMVEAQSYDICFEYIEEMIHKQEPLIDILRMLILLSITNGGLPKKHFDYLRRELLHSYGFEHMATLNNLEKAGLLKKQESKSNWLAIKRALHLVVEDTDTANPNDIAYVFSGYAPLSVRLVQNAIRSGWRPIEEILRMLPGPHSESKRSRFASSQSYDSMQDASVDKATGGRRSLVLVVFVGGVTFAEISALRFLSAQEGMAYDIIVGTTKLVSGQTLTETFVQSMG; this is encoded by the exons ATGGCTCAGATGCCGAACCTGGACAATGCTCCTATCAATCTCGCGTCAATCAG GGATCAGTCGCAGAAGGAGCTCATAACCATCCTGAAAAAC ATCCGGGGGAGGAAGTGTTTGGTTGTCGATCAGAAGCTCAGTGGCTCGCTATCTCTAATCATCCAAACTTCACTTCTCAAG GAGCATGGCGTGGAGTTGAGGCATCTTTCCGCTGAACCAATTCAAACTGAATGTACCAAAATTGTTTACCTCGTTCGGGCTCAACTTgatcttttgaaatttatatGCTCGCACATTCACAACGATCAATCGAAAGGGTTTCAGAGGGAGTACTATGTTTATTTTGTTCCTCGCCGAGCTGTAGCTTGTGAGAAG ATTTTTGAGGAGGAAAAAGTTCATCAGTTGTTGACCATTGGGGACTACCCGTTATACCTCATTCCTTTGGACGAGGATATCCTATCATTCGAACTGGACCTTGCTTATAAA GAGAGCCTAGTCGATGGTGATACAAGCTCACTCTGGCATATTGCGAAAGCCATTCACAAGCTTGAG TTTGCTTTCGGGGTGATACCGAATGTCAGAGCTAAGGGCAAAGCCTCAGTTCGAGTCGCAGACATACTTAATCGGATGCAAGCAGAGGAACCAGTCAATTCATCTGAT ATTGTGGTGCCGGAGATAAATACTCTTATTCTTCTTGATAGGGAG GTTGACATGGTTACTCCCATGTGTTCTCAGTTAACCTATGAAGGACTGTTGGACGAG TTTTTACATGTGAACAATGGTTCAGTGGAGCTTGATGCCTCCATCATGGGTGTTCAACAAGAgggcaaaaaaatgaaagttccACTTAATTCTAG TGACAAGCTTTACAAGGAGATACGAGATCTCAACTTCGAAGTTGTTGTCCAG GTTTTACGTCAAAAAGCAACATCAATGAAGCAAGATTATACGGAGATGACAACTACC ACTCAGACAGTTTCAGAGTTGAAGGATTTTGTAAAGAAGCTCAATTCGCTACCTGAAATGACT AGGCACATAAATCTCGCTCAGCATTTATCATCTTTCACATCTAAGCCATCATTTCTTGCACGACTTGACATGGAACACACAATGGTTGAGGCTCAGAGTTATGACAT TTGCTTTGAGTACATTGAAGAAATGATCCATAAGCAGGAACCTCTTATCGACATCCTGCGAATGCTCATATTGTTATCCATTACAAATGGGGGGCTGCCGAAGAagcattttgattatttaaG GAGGGAGCTACTTCATAGCTATGGTTTTGAGCACATGGCTACACTGAACAATTTGGAAAAAGCTGGACTGCTGAAAAAGCAG GAGTCAAAGAGCAATTGGCTGGCAATAAAACGCGCTCTGCATCTCGTAGTTGAAGATACTGACACAGCCAA TCCCAATGATATTGCCTATGTATTTTCTGGATATGCGCCGCTTAGCGTTCGGCTTGTTCAGAATGCTATTCGATCTGGTTG GCGTCCCATTGAAGAGATCTTAAGAATGCTACCAGGACCCCATTCAGAATCAAAGAGA AGTAGGTTTGCAAGCAGTCAATCATATGATTCGATGCAAGATGCTTCGGTTGACAA AGCGACTGGAGGAAGACGCTCCTTGGTACTTGTTGTTTTCGTGGGAGGAGTAACATTCGCTGAGATTTCTGCTCTACGATTCCTCAGTGCTCAG GAGGGGATGGCATATGATATAATCGTGGGCACTACAAAACTAGTCAGCGGTCAAACCCTGACCGAAACATTTGTCCAGAGCATGGGTTGA